A part of Liolophura sinensis isolate JHLJ2023 chromosome 1, CUHK_Ljap_v2, whole genome shotgun sequence genomic DNA contains:
- the LOC135461790 gene encoding akirin-2-like, translating to MACGATLKRSYEFDPLHSPSQASPKRRRCMPMTLSPSTPPTKQHQNPSPFGDVTPKFTSEQIAANISMEIKRMQRRKQLHYPGTSSPPPQQSEGAMAIDSLSCSPSSSTSSFFNALSPSKKETPLFTFRQVGMICERMLRERETQIKEDYDRVLTSKLAEQYEAFLKFNHDQIQRRYGDRPSSYVS from the exons ATGGCTTGCGGTGCAACGCTGAAGAGAAGCTATGAGTTCGACCCGCTTCATAGTCCGTCACAAGCGTCCCCCAAAAGAAGAAGATGTATGCCAATGACTCTTTCACCGTCTACGCCACCCACGAAGCAACACCAGAATCCTTCTCCATTTGGAGATGTAACTCCAAAGTTTACATCAG agCAAATAGCTGCAAATATAAGTATGGAGATCAAACGAATGCAGAGGAGGAAACAGTTACATTACCCAGGCACTTCTAGTCCTCCCCCCCAGCAAAGTGAAGGGGCTATGGCAATAGACAGTTTATCCTGCTCTCCCTCATCCTCCACATCATCATTTTTCAATGCTTTATCTCCATCTAAGAAGGAAACTCCTCTATTCACATTTCGTCAAGTTGGAATGATATGTGAAAGAATGCTAAGAGAGAGGGAGACACAAATAAAGGAAGACTATGATAGAGTATTAACAAGCAAATTAGCAG AGCAATATGAAGCTTTCTTGAAATTTAACCATGACCAGATACAAAGACGATATGGAGATAGGCCATCAAGCT ATGTGTCGTGA